From the genome of Streptomyces sp. NBC_01341, one region includes:
- a CDS encoding peptidoglycan D,D-transpeptidase FtsI family protein: MNKTIRRASVFCLLMVLALLVRATWVQGYEAKALADDEHNRRNTIAQYAQPLGDIIVAGSPVTGSKETSGDDLRYKRTYDEGELYASVTGYSSQAYGATQLEGIYSHVLDGTDDRLKNPTDLITGKRTAPGDVLTTIDPGVQKAAAEALGDDRGAAVAMDPESGRILGMVSSPSYDPSDISGTSDGDAWQKLLDADDKPLVNRALRQPLAPGSTFKLVVASAALENGLYDSVDQPTDSPNPYTLPGTSTVLKNESASAPCEDATLRTALQYSCNNVFAKAAADLGQDKVKAMADAFGFDTEKLDVPVRAAQSVYPTGMDKAQTALTGIGQFEVTATPMQMAMVSAALANGGELAAPHMVSKVTDADGSTLEDFADGDTERVVKASTAEQLRSAMVTVVEKGTGTNARIPGAEVGGKTGTAQNGVDNSNTPYAWFTSYAKDRSTGRQVAVAVVVEDSGSARSEVSGNGLAAPIAQKMMKAALKD, translated from the coding sequence ATGAACAAGACGATCAGGCGCGCTTCGGTCTTCTGCCTGCTCATGGTTCTCGCACTGCTGGTGCGCGCGACCTGGGTGCAGGGGTACGAAGCCAAGGCGCTCGCAGACGACGAACACAACCGGCGGAACACGATCGCGCAGTACGCGCAGCCGCTCGGCGACATCATCGTGGCCGGCTCTCCGGTCACCGGTTCGAAGGAGACCAGCGGCGACGACCTCCGCTACAAGCGCACCTACGACGAGGGCGAGCTGTACGCGTCGGTCACCGGCTACAGCTCGCAGGCGTACGGCGCGACCCAGCTGGAGGGCATCTACAGCCATGTGCTCGACGGCACCGACGACCGGCTCAAGAATCCCACCGATCTGATCACCGGCAAGCGGACGGCCCCGGGCGACGTGCTGACCACGATCGACCCCGGCGTGCAGAAGGCCGCAGCCGAAGCGCTGGGCGACGACCGGGGGGCTGCCGTCGCGATGGACCCGGAGTCCGGCCGGATCCTCGGGATGGTCTCCTCGCCGTCGTACGACCCCTCCGACATCAGCGGTACCTCGGACGGCGACGCCTGGCAGAAGCTGCTGGACGCCGACGACAAGCCCCTGGTCAACCGGGCACTGCGGCAACCGCTGGCCCCCGGCTCGACGTTCAAGCTGGTGGTGGCCTCGGCGGCGCTGGAGAACGGCCTGTACGACTCGGTGGACCAGCCGACGGACAGCCCGAACCCGTACACCCTGCCGGGCACGTCCACGGTCCTGAAGAACGAGAGCGCCTCCGCCCCCTGCGAGGACGCGACGCTGCGCACGGCTCTCCAGTACTCCTGCAACAACGTCTTCGCGAAGGCGGCGGCCGACCTCGGCCAGGACAAGGTCAAGGCGATGGCGGACGCCTTCGGCTTCGACACCGAGAAGCTGGACGTGCCGGTGCGGGCGGCGCAGAGCGTGTACCCGACCGGCATGGACAAGGCGCAGACGGCGCTGACCGGCATCGGCCAGTTCGAGGTGACCGCGACCCCCATGCAGATGGCCATGGTCTCGGCGGCCCTCGCCAACGGCGGCGAGCTGGCCGCGCCGCACATGGTCTCCAAGGTGACGGACGCCGACGGCTCCACCCTGGAGGACTTCGCGGACGGCGACACCGAGCGGGTCGTGAAGGCGTCCACGGCCGAACAGCTCCGCAGCGCCATGGTCACCGTCGTGGAGAAGGGCACCGGCACCAACGCGCGGATCCCCGGCGCCGAGGTCGGAGGCAAGACGGGAACCGCGCAGAACGGCGTGGACAACAGCAACACCCCGTACGCCTGGTTCACCTCGTACGCGAAGGACCGTTCCACCGGCAGGCAGGTCGCCGTGGCGGTGGTCGTGGAGGACTCGGGATCGGCCCGCTCGGAGGTCAGCGGCAACGGTCTGGCCGCACCGATCGCCCAGAAGATGATGAAGGCGGCCCTGAAGGACTGA